A part of Lacinutrix sp. 5H-3-7-4 genomic DNA contains:
- a CDS encoding 6-carboxytetrahydropterin synthase, translating into MANIRITKLFSFETGHALYGYDGKCKNVHGHSYKLSVTVFGQPITDTANVKFGMVIDFSDLKKIVKEEVVDVFDHATVFNKNTPHVELAKELSDRGHNVLLVDYQPTSEMMVVDFAKKIKKRLPDNIQLHSLKLQETESSYAEWYATENN; encoded by the coding sequence ATGGCAAATATTCGTATTACTAAACTTTTTTCTTTCGAAACTGGGCACGCACTTTATGGTTACGATGGTAAATGTAAAAACGTGCATGGACACAGTTACAAACTTTCTGTAACCGTTTTTGGACAACCTATAACAGATACAGCAAATGTAAAATTTGGAATGGTTATAGATTTTTCAGATTTAAAAAAAATTGTGAAAGAAGAAGTTGTTGATGTGTTTGATCATGCAACCGTTTTTAATAAAAACACACCACATGTAGAGTTAGCTAAAGAACTTAGCGATAGAGGTCATAACGTATTACTGGTAGATTACCAGCCAACAAGCGAGATGATGGTAGTAGATTTTGCTAAAAAAATTAAAAAACGATTGCCAGATAATATCCAGTTACATTCTTTAAAACTTCAGGAAACAGAAAGTTCGTATGCAGAATGGTACGCAACCGAAAATAATTAA
- a CDS encoding MATE family efflux transporter: MITNISLKHINKLAIPALIAGVAEPILSLTDAAIIGNVNLNATEALAAVGIVSTFLSMLIWVFGQTRSALSSIVSQYLGANKLDEIKNLPAQAIVIITSLSILIIIVTYPFAESIFKLYNAKNLILDYAIDYYKIRVFGFPFTLFTIAVFGAFRGLQNTYYPMVIAIIGAITNIILDYVLVYGMANLIPAMHIKGAAFASVASQFLMAVLSAFYLLKKTSIPLFVTFPFNKEIKRFLIMIGNLIVRTIALNVTLYLATSYATNYGKEYIAAYTIAINLWFLGAFLIDGYASAGNILSGKLLGGREFGKLINLSNILIKYGIIVGVIMACLGSLFYFSIGQIFTKEPKVLKEFYNVFWLVLAMQPLCALAFIFDGMFKGLGKMKDLRNLLLIATFLIFIPSLYILDKYNLKLTGVFIAFTLWIIARGIPLIIKFRQEFLPLSQKD; the protein is encoded by the coding sequence TTGATTACAAACATTAGTCTAAAACATATAAACAAACTAGCTATACCAGCATTAATAGCAGGAGTTGCTGAGCCTATTTTGTCTTTAACAGATGCTGCAATAATTGGAAATGTTAATTTAAATGCAACAGAAGCTTTAGCAGCAGTAGGTATTGTATCTACATTTTTATCTATGCTTATTTGGGTGTTTGGGCAAACTAGAAGCGCATTATCATCAATCGTGTCCCAATATTTGGGCGCTAATAAACTTGACGAAATTAAAAACTTGCCTGCACAAGCAATAGTTATTATTACTTCGTTAAGCATTTTAATAATTATAGTAACATACCCTTTTGCCGAATCAATTTTTAAACTGTATAATGCCAAGAATCTAATTTTAGATTATGCTATAGACTATTATAAAATTAGAGTATTTGGTTTTCCGTTTACATTATTTACTATTGCTGTGTTTGGTGCTTTTAGAGGTTTACAAAACACTTATTATCCTATGGTTATTGCAATTATTGGTGCTATAACAAATATTATATTAGATTATGTTTTAGTTTATGGTATGGCAAATTTAATTCCTGCAATGCATATAAAAGGCGCTGCTTTTGCGAGCGTTGCATCACAGTTTTTAATGGCAGTATTATCGGCTTTTTACTTATTAAAAAAAACAAGTATTCCGCTATTTGTAACGTTTCCTTTTAATAAAGAAATTAAAAGATTTTTAATTATGATTGGTAATTTAATTGTTAGAACAATAGCTTTAAATGTCACATTATACTTAGCGACCAGTTATGCTACAAACTATGGTAAAGAATACATTGCAGCATATACAATTGCAATAAATTTATGGTTTTTAGGTGCTTTTTTAATAGATGGTTATGCAAGTGCTGGAAATATTTTATCTGGAAAATTATTAGGCGGAAGAGAGTTTGGAAAACTAATAAATTTAAGCAATATATTAATTAAATACGGAATAATTGTAGGCGTAATTATGGCATGTTTAGGCAGTTTGTTTTATTTTTCAATAGGTCAGATTTTTACTAAAGAGCCAAAAGTTTTAAAAGAATTTTATAACGTGTTCTGGCTAGTTTTAGCAATGCAGCCATTATGTGCATTAGCATTTATTTTTGATGGGATGTTTAAAGGGTTGGGAAAAATGAAAGACCTTAGAAACCTATTACTAATAGCGACCTTTTTAATATTTATTCCTTCTTTATATATTTTAGATAAATACAACTTAAAATTAACAGGTGTTTTTATAGCTTTTACGCTATGGATTATAGCTCGTGGTATACCTTTAATTATAAAATTTAGACAAGAATTTTTACCACTATCACAAAAGGATTAA
- a CDS encoding hybrid sensor histidine kinase/response regulator, translating to MRYLILFLFCVLHSVLFSQNTAYNPIKSKGKLYEYAEFAKASNSNLSINDILNGESNLDFNPLTSENQSLGFTSDNYWLNFKLENTTNQAQTYYLQTARPITDIANLYQISNNNYIEYNSGDAIAFNDRQVQHRKTVFKLELPKNSVQKFYIHLKSDGETLNLPLLIQTENEFWKSNYNEHLFLGFFYGLLFLAAIVYLFFFTSLSNKTFLYYSIYVLSIALLQSALDGIIFQYILPSGGYLNNRTVLITALFSNFFLLKYCERFLKVSQRAKHISIAFKVLYITIIILGVLLFVNEKTKEFVYPISNVNGLLSLILILVTLFYLRYKSYKIDVFFSVGIFFLVIGLLGFVMNNLSLLPNNFITLNSAKFGITFEVIFLSLSMSNLIRDLRLEKEKSQIIALNKSEEISELKSYFMSNISHELRTPINAIMGIADDELSKNPKGEMLKNFEVIKHASLNLLSNINDILDFEKIEKGELKLRTEHFNPKTAVIQISDNWKRMAEKKDLKYSFEIDSTVPEVLEGDPERFTQIINNVLSNAVKFTHFGKIDCNIKSTTLENNIAEIAIIIKDTGIGIKDSQINNLFNSFGQMRLNDKRSFGGVGLGLSITKHLIDLFKGSIEIDSEENRGTSVTVSLPLKVIQQNKIEVENPDISKAEIKVLVVEDNTMNQLIMKKILKTLSINNFQIASNGVEAIKLLENNTFDVILMDLQMPEMDGYETTTIIRNDITMHSIKNIPIIAVTADATDTAREKVIDVGMNDYITKPVNRDLLYRKILTHRKNELKIA from the coding sequence GTGCGCTACTTAATTTTATTTCTATTTTGTGTTTTACACAGTGTTTTATTTTCTCAAAATACAGCATATAACCCTATAAAAAGTAAAGGAAAACTTTATGAGTATGCCGAATTTGCAAAAGCATCAAATTCTAATTTATCTATAAATGATATCCTTAATGGAGAAAGCAACCTTGATTTTAACCCATTAACCTCTGAAAACCAAAGCTTAGGTTTTACCAGCGATAATTATTGGCTAAATTTTAAATTAGAAAACACAACAAATCAAGCCCAGACTTACTACCTACAAACCGCTAGACCAATAACAGATATTGCTAATTTATATCAAATATCTAATAACAATTACATAGAATATAATAGTGGAGATGCTATAGCTTTTAACGACAGACAGGTACAGCACCGTAAAACAGTATTTAAATTAGAATTACCTAAAAATAGTGTTCAAAAATTCTATATACATTTAAAAAGTGATGGCGAAACTTTAAACCTGCCTTTACTAATTCAAACTGAAAATGAATTTTGGAAATCTAATTATAATGAACATCTATTTTTAGGGTTCTTTTATGGCTTATTATTTTTAGCCGCTATAGTATATTTATTTTTCTTCACCAGCTTATCTAATAAAACATTCTTGTACTATAGTATTTATGTATTATCTATAGCTTTACTACAATCTGCGTTAGATGGTATAATATTTCAATACATTTTACCATCTGGTGGTTATTTAAATAATAGAACTGTTTTAATTACTGCGCTATTTTCAAATTTCTTTTTATTAAAATATTGCGAAAGATTTTTAAAAGTTTCTCAAAGAGCAAAACATATTAGTATAGCATTTAAAGTACTTTATATTACTATAATTATATTAGGTGTTTTATTATTTGTAAATGAAAAAACAAAAGAATTTGTTTATCCAATTAGCAACGTAAATGGCCTTTTAAGTTTAATATTAATTTTAGTAACATTATTTTACCTACGCTATAAAAGTTATAAAATTGATGTATTCTTTTCGGTTGGTATTTTCTTTTTAGTTATTGGTTTATTAGGTTTTGTAATGAATAATTTAAGTCTATTACCAAATAACTTTATAACACTTAATAGTGCCAAATTTGGGATTACTTTCGAGGTTATATTTCTATCGCTTTCTATGTCTAATTTAATTAGAGATTTACGTTTAGAAAAAGAAAAATCTCAAATTATAGCTTTAAATAAATCTGAAGAAATTAGTGAACTTAAAAGTTATTTTATGTCTAACATTAGCCATGAATTAAGAACACCAATAAATGCTATAATGGGTATTGCAGATGATGAGTTGAGCAAAAACCCTAAAGGTGAAATGCTAAAAAACTTTGAAGTAATAAAGCACGCCTCGTTAAATTTACTTAGTAATATTAATGATATTTTAGATTTTGAGAAAATTGAAAAAGGAGAATTAAAATTAAGAACAGAGCATTTTAACCCTAAAACGGCGGTCATTCAAATAAGTGATAATTGGAAACGAATGGCAGAAAAAAAAGATTTAAAATACAGTTTTGAAATTGATTCTACTGTTCCAGAAGTTCTAGAAGGTGATCCAGAACGTTTTACACAAATTATAAATAATGTACTTAGTAATGCAGTAAAGTTTACACACTTTGGTAAGATAGATTGCAATATAAAAAGTACTACGCTAGAAAATAATATTGCAGAAATAGCTATTATTATAAAAGATACTGGAATAGGTATAAAAGACTCTCAAATAAATAATTTATTTAATAGTTTTGGGCAAATGCGCTTAAATGATAAGCGTAGCTTTGGAGGTGTTGGTTTAGGTTTAAGTATAACTAAGCACCTTATAGATTTATTTAAAGGCTCTATAGAAATTGATAGTGAAGAAAACAGAGGAACATCTGTTACTGTAAGCTTACCTTTAAAGGTTATACAACAAAATAAAATAGAAGTAGAAAATCCAGATATTTCTAAAGCCGAAATTAAAGTTTTAGTTGTTGAGGATAATACTATGAATCAATTAATAATGAAAAAGATTCTTAAAACATTATCAATTAATAATTTTCAAATAGCTTCAAATGGTGTTGAAGCTATAAAACTATTAGAAAACAATACATTTGATGTTATTTTAATGGATTTACAAATGCCAGAAATGGATGGTTATGAAACGACCACAATAATTAGAAATGATATTACAATGCATAGTATAAAAAACATTCCTATTATTGCTGTTACTGCAGATGCTACAGATACTGCACGAGAAAAAGTAATAGATGTAGGAATGAATGATTACATAACAAAACCTGTTAATAGAGACTTACTTTATAGAAAAATATTAACTCACAGAAAAAATGAATTAAAAATAGCTTAA
- a CDS encoding S9 family peptidase produces the protein MIARNNILNQANKKPILFDFFFKENAIQKPIVVFCHGYKGFKDWGSWNLVANAFMEANMFFVKFNFSHNGGTVSNPIDFPNLEAFAENNYTKELDDLDAVISHLTAVDFKYKNEINTNNIIVIGHSRGGGISIIKAGEDSRIKKLITWASVCDFSKRTSTIGDLENWRKTGVKYVLNGRTNQKMPHNFQFYEDFKANENRLNIKKAAKKIKIPFLIIHAKDDPSVKYNEAKSLHLWNKNSELISIKDSDHVFGAKQPWLYSYMPNALKIVVEKSILFIEK, from the coding sequence ATGATTGCTAGAAATAACATTTTAAACCAAGCTAACAAAAAACCAATACTATTTGATTTTTTTTTTAAAGAGAACGCAATACAAAAACCAATAGTTGTCTTCTGTCATGGCTATAAAGGTTTTAAAGATTGGGGAAGCTGGAATTTAGTTGCAAATGCCTTTATGGAGGCTAATATGTTTTTTGTGAAATTTAATTTTTCGCATAATGGAGGCACAGTTTCAAATCCAATAGATTTTCCAAATTTAGAAGCTTTTGCCGAAAATAATTATACTAAAGAGCTTGATGATTTAGATGCAGTTATTTCTCATTTAACTGCTGTAGATTTTAAATATAAAAATGAGATAAACACAAATAATATTATAGTAATAGGTCATTCTCGCGGTGGAGGTATTTCTATAATTAAAGCAGGAGAAGATTCAAGAATAAAAAAACTTATTACTTGGGCTAGCGTATGCGATTTTTCAAAAAGAACGTCAACCATAGGAGATTTAGAAAACTGGAGAAAAACTGGTGTAAAATATGTTTTAAATGGAAGAACAAACCAAAAAATGCCTCATAACTTTCAGTTTTATGAAGATTTTAAGGCTAATGAAAACCGGTTAAATATTAAAAAAGCAGCAAAAAAAATTAAAATACCTTTTTTAATTATTCATGCTAAAGATGATCCATCAGTAAAATATAACGAAGCAAAGTCACTTCATCTTTGGAATAAAAATAGTGAACTAATTTCAATAAAGGATAGCGATCATGTGTTTGGAGCAAAACAGCCATGGCTATATAGTTATATGCCTAATGCACTAAAAATAGTTGTAGAAAAAAGTATTTTGTTTATAGAAAAGTAA
- a CDS encoding PD-(D/E)XK nuclease family protein, giving the protein MKSFIFDVLIDLKNKEEDLSNIHFILPSKRAGVFLRQELSRVVNKTIFSPYILSIEEFVEDLAQLKSVTNTELLFEFYNTYLQLTPKKEQEQFESFSKWAQILLQDFNEIDRYLIPQDKIFDYLSAIKTLDHWSLDDNKTDVVKNYLKFWDKLKLYYKDYSTSLIKQKIGYQGLIYREAVENIQHYSNTTSNKHVFLGFNALNTAEETIIQELLKNDLASIYWDIDKVFIENKIHDAGLFTRQHKNSWKYFANNPFNWVSTSYSIPKNIEVYGVPKNIGQAKAIGNILSEIAVNNPSFKSTAVVLGDENLLVPVLNSIPIAVDKLNVTMGFPLKSIPLASLFEQLFSIHKKHTEKFYYKDVISLLSHQFISSLFVINEVNYALDLIEKIKKNNLVYLSLSDLKKDNTQVHDVLDLLFSNWDNKATIAIEIVFKIINKIKDFLSLNKDSNLISLEYLYRFNSLFNELYRLNGTYSHVNDISALFSIYNELLSSETLDFQGEPLQGLQVMGMLESRVLDFENVIISSVNEGVLPSGKTNNSFIPFDVKLENNLPTYKEKDAVYTYHFYRLLQRAKNIYILYNTEADILTGGEKSRFINQLELENIHQIKHNIIAPKVPKINSKLKEIEKTQAVLNQIKTVANRGFSPSSLTNYIRNPIDFYYQSLLGVKELEDVEETVAANTMGTVVHDTLETLYKPFLEKYIKVEDIERMKPLVDVTITHNFSRIYADGDMTKGKNLIIFEIAKRYVENFLSLEIKDLKKGNTIKILALENRSEIALNIPELNFKVQLRGTVDRVDEYNGLTRIIDYKTGKVESNQVAVIDWEDLTTDYKKYSKSFQILAYAYMMNKEKPLNFPIEAGIISFKNLNGGFIKFAKKETIRAKVKDTLITIETLNSFFEELKKLIIEICNPDINFIEKEV; this is encoded by the coding sequence ATGAAGAGTTTTATTTTCGATGTATTAATTGATTTAAAAAATAAAGAAGAAGATCTATCAAATATTCACTTTATTTTACCAAGTAAACGAGCAGGAGTTTTTTTAAGACAAGAATTATCTCGTGTAGTTAACAAAACAATATTTTCACCCTATATATTAAGTATAGAGGAGTTTGTTGAAGATTTAGCACAGCTAAAATCTGTAACAAATACAGAGTTGCTTTTTGAGTTTTATAATACATATTTACAACTCACACCAAAAAAGGAACAAGAACAGTTTGAAAGTTTTTCAAAATGGGCACAAATTTTACTTCAAGATTTTAATGAAATTGACAGGTACCTTATTCCACAAGATAAAATATTCGATTATTTAAGTGCTATTAAAACTTTAGACCATTGGTCTTTAGATGATAATAAAACAGATGTTGTAAAAAACTATTTAAAATTTTGGGATAAATTAAAACTATATTATAAAGATTACTCAACATCTTTAATTAAACAAAAAATAGGATATCAAGGCCTTATATATCGTGAAGCAGTAGAGAATATACAGCATTATAGTAATACAACGTCTAATAAGCACGTTTTTTTAGGTTTTAATGCATTAAACACTGCCGAAGAAACTATTATTCAAGAATTATTAAAAAATGATTTAGCATCTATATATTGGGATATAGATAAAGTATTTATAGAAAATAAAATACATGATGCCGGTTTGTTTACTAGACAACACAAAAATTCATGGAAATATTTCGCAAATAATCCATTTAATTGGGTGTCCACATCTTATTCCATTCCAAAAAACATTGAAGTTTATGGTGTTCCAAAAAATATAGGCCAAGCTAAAGCTATAGGGAATATTTTAAGCGAAATAGCAGTTAATAATCCTTCTTTTAAAAGTACTGCCGTAGTGCTTGGTGATGAAAACTTATTAGTACCAGTACTAAACTCAATTCCTATAGCAGTAGATAAGCTTAATGTAACAATGGGATTTCCTTTAAAGTCTATTCCTTTAGCTTCCCTTTTTGAACAGTTATTTTCTATTCATAAAAAACATACCGAAAAATTTTATTATAAAGATGTAATTAGTTTATTATCACATCAATTTATTAGTTCTTTATTTGTAATAAATGAGGTTAATTATGCTTTAGATCTTATCGAAAAAATAAAGAAAAACAACCTGGTTTACCTTTCTCTTTCAGATTTAAAAAAAGATAACACACAAGTACATGATGTTCTTGATTTATTATTTTCTAATTGGGATAACAAAGCAACTATTGCTATAGAAATAGTTTTTAAAATTATTAATAAAATTAAAGACTTTCTATCTTTAAATAAAGACAGTAACTTAATATCATTAGAGTACTTGTACAGGTTTAATAGCTTGTTTAATGAGCTTTATAGACTTAATGGCACATATAGTCATGTAAATGATATTTCTGCATTATTTAGCATTTATAATGAATTATTATCTTCTGAGACTTTAGATTTTCAAGGTGAACCCTTACAAGGTTTACAAGTTATGGGAATGTTAGAATCTAGAGTTTTAGATTTTGAAAATGTTATCATTTCTAGTGTTAACGAAGGTGTTTTACCATCAGGTAAAACTAATAACTCTTTTATACCTTTTGATGTTAAATTAGAAAACAATTTGCCAACTTATAAAGAAAAAGATGCTGTTTATACGTACCACTTTTATCGCTTATTACAGCGTGCTAAAAACATATATATATTATACAATACAGAAGCAGATATTTTAACTGGAGGAGAGAAAAGTAGATTTATAAATCAATTAGAATTAGAAAATATACACCAAATAAAACATAATATTATTGCTCCTAAAGTACCTAAAATTAATTCTAAATTAAAAGAAATTGAGAAAACACAAGCTGTATTAAACCAAATAAAAACAGTTGCTAATAGGGGTTTTTCGCCATCATCACTAACAAATTATATACGTAACCCTATAGATTTTTATTATCAAAGTTTATTAGGAGTTAAGGAGTTAGAGGATGTAGAAGAGACTGTTGCAGCAAACACAATGGGAACAGTAGTTCATGATACTTTAGAGACTTTATATAAACCTTTTTTAGAAAAATATATAAAAGTTGAAGATATTGAGAGAATGAAACCATTAGTTGATGTTACTATTACGCATAATTTTTCACGTATTTATGCAGATGGAGATATGACTAAAGGTAAAAACTTAATTATTTTTGAAATAGCAAAACGCTATGTTGAAAATTTTTTAAGCCTTGAGATAAAAGATTTAAAGAAAGGAAATACTATAAAAATACTTGCTTTAGAAAACCGTAGCGAAATTGCTTTAAACATACCAGAATTAAACTTTAAAGTACAGTTAAGAGGTACAGTAGATCGTGTAGATGAATATAATGGCTTAACCAGAATAATAGATTATAAAACAGGAAAAGTAGAGAGTAATCAAGTTGCTGTTATAGATTGGGAAGATTTAACTACCGATTATAAAAAATATAGTAAAAGCTTTCAAATATTAGCATATGCCTATATGATGAACAAAGAAAAGCCTTTAAATTTTCCAATAGAAGCAGGAATTATATCTTTTAAAAATTTGAATGGTGGCTTTATTAAATTTGCAAAAAAAGAAACAATAAGAGCTAAAGTTAAAGACACTTTAATTACAATAGAAACCTTAAATAGTTTTTTTGAAGAACTAAAGAAACTAATAATTGAAATTTGTAATCCTGATATTAATTTTATTGAAAAGGAAGTGTAA
- a CDS encoding OmpA family protein, with the protein MKNLSRLLFALVLIVSFNTANAQDQDNPWAVNFGVNAVDVYPVGENAPQGDYFDEYFNVKDHWNILPSLSTVSVSKYVGENFNVQLGGSINRITKWGELAPATPSVRVADLSYYAVDANVRYSLANLIGSKKFEPMIGVGGGYTWIEEGLYNNNNQGGNNNIGSATLNGSLGLTYWFTENVGLFVESKYKHSFEDYLTKHFQHSAGIAVKFGGKDTDGDGIYDKNDACPEVAGLEAFNGCPDSDGDGIEDAKDDCPNVAGLAEYNGCPDTDGDGVVDGKDDCPTVKGLKALNGCPDADGDGVADDKDNCPNEAGPAANSGCPWPDTDGDGVVDKDDKCPNEVGTVANNGCPEVVAQPTQEVIDQLNSYARTILFDTGKSSFKEQTKEVLKNITAILKEYPDSNFTIEGHTDSVGSKSSNQKLSERRANAVRDYLIANGISASRLSAYGFGEDYPVDSNATRNGRKNNRRTEIKLKK; encoded by the coding sequence ATGAAAAATCTTAGCAGATTATTATTCGCATTAGTACTTATTGTAAGTTTCAATACTGCGAATGCACAAGACCAAGACAACCCATGGGCTGTTAACTTTGGTGTAAACGCGGTTGACGTTTATCCAGTAGGAGAAAACGCACCACAAGGAGATTACTTTGATGAATACTTTAATGTTAAAGATCACTGGAATATTCTTCCATCTTTATCTACAGTTTCTGTATCTAAATATGTAGGAGAAAACTTTAACGTACAACTTGGAGGTTCTATTAACAGAATTACTAAGTGGGGAGAATTAGCTCCTGCTACGCCAAGTGTAAGAGTTGCAGATTTAAGTTACTATGCAGTAGATGCAAACGTAAGATATAGTTTAGCTAACCTTATTGGTAGCAAAAAATTTGAGCCAATGATTGGTGTTGGTGGTGGTTACACATGGATCGAAGAAGGTTTATATAACAACAACAACCAAGGAGGAAACAATAACATTGGTTCTGCTACATTAAATGGATCTTTAGGTCTTACTTACTGGTTTACAGAAAATGTAGGTTTATTTGTAGAGTCTAAATACAAGCACTCTTTCGAAGATTACTTAACTAAACATTTCCAACATTCTGCAGGTATTGCTGTTAAGTTTGGTGGTAAAGATACAGATGGTGATGGTATCTACGATAAAAACGATGCTTGTCCAGAAGTTGCAGGTTTAGAAGCTTTCAACGGTTGTCCAGATAGCGATGGTGATGGTATCGAAGATGCTAAAGATGATTGTCCAAATGTTGCAGGTTTAGCTGAATACAATGGATGTCCTGATACAGATGGTGATGGTGTTGTAGATGGTAAAGATGACTGTCCTACAGTAAAAGGTCTTAAGGCTTTAAACGGTTGCCCAGATGCTGATGGTGATGGTGTTGCTGATGATAAAGATAACTGTCCTAACGAAGCTGGACCAGCTGCTAACAGTGGATGTCCTTGGCCAGATACAGATGGTGATGGTGTTGTAGATAAAGATGATAAATGTCCTAACGAAGTTGGAACTGTTGCAAACAATGGTTGTCCTGAAGTAGTTGCTCAACCAACTCAAGAAGTTATTGATCAATTAAACAGCTACGCTAGAACAATATTATTTGATACAGGAAAATCATCTTTCAAAGAGCAAACTAAAGAAGTATTAAAGAATATTACAGCTATTTTAAAAGAATACCCAGATTCTAACTTCACAATTGAAGGTCATACTGATAGTGTAGGTTCTAAATCTTCTAACCAAAAATTATCTGAAAGAAGAGCTAACGCAGTAAGAGATTACTTAATTGCTAATGGTATTAGCGCTTCAAGATTATCTGCTTACGGATTTGGTGAAGATTACCCAGTAGATTCTAATGCTACTAGAAACGGTAGAAAAAACAACAGACGTACTGAGATTAAACTTAAAAAATAA
- the kbl gene encoding glycine C-acetyltransferase, which translates to MYGKIKQHLQQEIQEIKENGLYKEERIITSPQGAEITLNTGEKVLNFCANNYLGLSSHPEVIQAAKDAMDTHGFGMSSVRFICGTQDIHKELEQKIADFYGTEDTILYAAAFDANGGVFEPLLGKEDAIISDSLNHASIIDGVRLCKAARYRYQNNDMADLEKQLIAANENGARHKIIVTDGVFSMDGLVAPLDEICDLADKYDALVMIDECHATGFIGETGIGTLEEKGVLGRIDIITGTLGKAMGGAMGGYTTAKKEIIDLLRQRSRPYLFSNSLAPAIVGASIKVFDMLKNDTTLRDKLESNTNYFKKEMKAAGFDIIDGDSAIVPVMLYDAKLSQKMANMLLKEGIYVIGFFFPVVPKEKARIRVQLSAAHKKEHLDKAVKGFVKVGKALEVIK; encoded by the coding sequence ATGTACGGTAAAATTAAACAACACTTACAACAAGAAATACAAGAGATAAAAGAAAACGGACTCTATAAAGAAGAGCGTATAATAACCTCTCCACAGGGAGCAGAAATAACATTAAATACAGGAGAGAAAGTATTAAACTTTTGTGCAAACAACTATTTAGGCTTATCATCTCATCCAGAAGTAATTCAAGCAGCAAAAGACGCTATGGATACTCATGGATTTGGCATGAGTTCTGTTCGTTTCATTTGTGGAACACAAGACATACACAAAGAACTTGAACAAAAAATAGCAGACTTTTACGGTACAGAAGACACAATATTATATGCTGCGGCATTTGATGCAAATGGAGGTGTTTTTGAGCCATTATTAGGAAAAGAAGACGCTATAATTTCAGATTCTTTAAACCATGCCTCAATAATTGATGGTGTGAGATTATGTAAAGCCGCACGTTATCGTTACCAAAATAATGATATGGCAGATTTAGAAAAACAACTTATAGCAGCAAACGAAAACGGAGCAAGACATAAAATTATAGTAACAGATGGCGTGTTTTCAATGGATGGCTTAGTTGCTCCTTTAGACGAGATTTGTGACTTAGCAGATAAATATGATGCACTTGTAATGATAGATGAGTGTCATGCCACAGGTTTTATTGGTGAAACAGGAATTGGTACCTTAGAAGAAAAAGGCGTATTAGGAAGAATAGATATTATAACAGGAACATTAGGTAAAGCCATGGGTGGTGCTATGGGAGGATATACTACCGCAAAAAAAGAAATTATAGATCTTTTACGCCAGCGTTCAAGACCCTATTTATTTTCTAACTCATTGGCACCTGCAATTGTAGGTGCTTCAATTAAAGTTTTCGATATGTTAAAAAACGATACAACTTTAAGAGATAAATTAGAAAGTAATACTAATTACTTTAAAAAAGAGATGAAAGCAGCAGGATTCGATATTATAGATGGAGATTCTGCAATTGTACCAGTAATGTTATATGATGCAAAATTATCTCAAAAAATGGCAAATATGCTATTAAAAGAAGGAATATACGTTATAGGGTTCTTTTTTCCAGTAGTGCCAAAAGAAAAAGCGAGAATAAGAGTTCAGCTTTCTGCGGCTCATAAAAAAGAACACTTAGATAAAGCTGTTAAAGGCTTTGTAAAAGTTGGAAAGGCGCTAGAAGTCATTAAATAA